The following proteins are encoded in a genomic region of Sebastes fasciatus isolate fSebFas1 chromosome 14, fSebFas1.pri, whole genome shotgun sequence:
- the hce2l2 gene encoding hatching enzyme 1.2: MERIILLCLVSTCLSAVHAQKYLFSPKWGPAGYKEREDRDGTAMDEIIKANEFQASRIIDGTTSLREGDIAVSSGRRSKVCFARSCLWSKSVDGHVYVAYRLSAEYSEMETKVIKKGMESVEKGTCVRFVPRTHQRDYVDIQPKSGCWSYLGARGGRQTVSLQTPGCLRTGVISHEFMHALGFVHEQSRFDRDNYVTIMWPNIWRDRLRNFEKFKTDSLDLPYDYGSIMHFGMYAYSQDGEPTIVPKSGQNIKDIKLGQASTLSHLDKMKINKLYKCGGKDDY, encoded by the exons ATGGAACGGATTATCCTCTTGTGCCTGGTTTCCACCTGTCTCTCGGCCGTACATGCTCAG AAATATTTGTTCAGCCCAAAATGGGGCCCAGCTGGCTATAAAG aaCGTGAAGATCGTGATGGGACAGCGATGGATGAAATCATTAAAGCTAACGAGTTCCAAG CTTCCCGAATCATAGACGGCACTACCAGTCTCAGAGAGGGAGACATTGCTGTTTCTTCTGGAAGGCGCTCCAAAGTTTGCTTCGCCCGCAGCTGCCTCTGGTCTAAGTCGGTGGATGGACATGTCTATGTTGCATATAGGCTCTCTGCtgaataca GTGAAATGGAGACAAAGGTGATAAAGAAAGGGATGGAAAGCGTAGAGAAAGGTACCTGCGTGCGGTTTGTTCCCCGGACTCACCAGCGAGACTACGTCGACATCCAGCCGAAGTCTGG GTGTTGGTCCTACCTCGGTGCGCGTGGTGGAAGACAGACCGTGTCTCTTCAGACCCCTGGCTGCCTCCGGACTGGAGTGATCTCCCATGAATTCATGCATGCTCTAGGCTTTGTGCACGAGCAGTCTCGCTTTGACCGGGACAACTATGTCACCATCATGTGGCCAAACATATGGAGGG ATCGGTTGAGGAACTTTGAGAAATTCAAGACTGACAGTCTGGACCTTCCATATGACTATGGCTCAATCATGCACTTTGGGAT GTATGCCTACTCTCAGGACGGGGAGCCAACCATCGTTCCTAAGAGCGGCCAGAACATCAAGGACATAAAGCTGGGTCAGGCGTCGACTCTCAGCCACCTTGACAAGATGAAAATCAACAAGCTCTATAAATGTG GTGGCAAGGATGATTACTAA
- the hce2l1 gene encoding high choriolytic enzyme 2, protein MHPTMILVGVLFGLLTPACTLPVKNSTGVHEGKVRLKRKYSDEIADYDDYNAMDRILEVNSRLRAPRGLSFRDGDIASSYLRSAITCPGNACLWPKSVDGFVYVPFMLSPLYDDMDRITIETGMQDIASGTCVQFVPRTHEVSFLDIQPRYGCWSFLGQTGGSQTLSLQTPGCMWSGVAAHEFMHALGFVHEQSRSDRDHYVSIVWKNIMPDHIHNFRKQVTNNLNSPYDYNSVMHYGRYAFSEEGGPTIIPRPDPYIPIGQRDGPSNLDLHKINVLYNCGVNE, encoded by the exons ATGCATCCTACTATGATCCTTGTGGGTGTCTTGTTTGGCTTGCTGACCCCGGCGTGCACTCTACCCGTTAAG AACTCTACTGGAGTGCATGAGGGAAAAGTGAGGCTGAAAAGGAAATACTCAG ATGAAATTGCAGACTATGATGATTATAATGCAATGGATCGGATCCTGGAAGTCAATAGCA GGTTGCGAGCCCCCCGAGGACTGTCGTTCAGAGATGGAGATATTGCCAGCTCATATCTACGGAGTGCCATAACCTGCCCTGGCAATGCCTGTCTGTGGCCTAAATCAGTAGATGGATTTGTTTATGTTCCCTTCATGCTCTCCCCTCTATATG ACGACATGGACAGAATCACCATAGAAACTGGGATGCAAGACATTGCCTCTGGGACATGTGTTCAATTTGTTCCACGCACTCATGAAGTCAGCTTCCTTGATATTCAGCCCAGATATGG CTGTTGGTCGTTCCTGGGGCAGACTGGAGGAAGCCAGACCCTGTCGCTGCAGACTCCTGGGTGCATGTGGTCAGGAGTGGCTGCCCACGAGTTCATGCACGCTCTGGGCTTTGTGCACGAGCAGTCTCGCTCAGACCGAGACCACTATGTCTCAATTGTGTGGAAAAACATCATGCCAG aCCACATTCATAACTTCAGGAAACAGGTGACCAACAATCTCAATAGTCCGTATGACTACAACTCTGTCATGCATTATGGAAG ATATGCCTTCTCTGAAGAGGGTGGACCAACAATAATCCCCAGACCAGATCCTTACATTCCCATTGGCCAGCGAGATGGACCCAGTAATCTAGATCTTCATAAAATAAACGTCCTATATAACTGTG GTGTCAATGAGTAA
- the tra2b gene encoding transformer-2 protein homolog beta isoform X3 has translation MSDNGKGYGDRESRSASRSVSPRGSGKSASRSPARSPARSKEGSRHSRSKSRSRSRSKSGSHSHRGSRRHYSRSRSRSRSHRRRSNSRSYSGERRRRSHSRSPMSNRRRHIGNRANPDPNGCVGVFGLSLYTTERDLSEVFSKYGPLADVSIVYDQQSRRSRGFAFVYFENTDDAKEAKERANGMELDGRRIRVDFSITKRPHTPTPGIYMGRPTYGGGGGGGGGGSGPSGPRRNSRDYDRGYDRGYDRGYDRGGYDRYDDRDHYRSYRRRSPSPYYRGAYRSRSRSRSYSPRRY, from the exons ATGAGCGATAACGGCAAAGGTTACGGCGACCGG GAGTCTCGCTCTGCATCCAGGAGTGTGAGTCCTCGCGGCTCTGGGAAGTCGGCAAGCCGCTCCCCAGCTCGGTCGCCTGCACGTTCAAAAGAAGGCTCCCGCCACTCCCGCTCTAAATCTCGCTCTCGGTCCAGGTCAAAATCTGG GTCCCACTCCCATCGAGGCTCACGGAGACACTATAGCCGATCTCGCTCCCGCTCAAGGTCCCATCGTCGCCGATCTAACAGCAGGTCCTATAGTGGGGAGCGCCGGCGCAGGAGCCATAGCCGCTCACCGATGTCCAACCGCCGCAGGCACATCGGCAACCGT GCTAATCCAGATCCCAATGGTTGCGTAGGAGTGTTTGGCCTGAGCTTGTACACCACAGAGAGGGATCTGAGCGAGGTCTTCTCTAAATATGGCCCCTTGGCGGATGTCTCTATTGTGTATGACCAGCAGTCGAGGCGCTCCAGGGGCTTTGCTTTCGTCTACTTTGAGAACACCGATGACGCTAAAGAG GCAAAGGAACGAGCCAATGGCATGGAGCTGGACGGTCGTAGGATCAGGGTGGACTTCTCCATCACAAAAAGACCTCACACCCCAACCCCTGGAATCTATATGGGTCGGCCCACATA tggtggtggtggcggtggaggAGGCGGTGGAAGTGGTCCAAGTGGTCCCCGCCGCAATTCACGCGACTATGATCGTGGATATGACCGCGGATACGACCGTGGATACGACAGAGGCGGCTATGATCGGTATGACGACAGGGATCACTACAGATCATACAG aaGGCGATCTCCGTCCCCGTACTACAGAGGGGCTTACAGATCTCGCTCCAGATCGCGGTCTTATTCTCCAC GTCGCTACTGA
- the tra2b gene encoding transformer-2 protein homolog beta isoform X5, protein MSDNGKGYGDRESRSASRSVSPRGSGKSASRSPARSPARSKEGSRHSRSKSRSRSRSKSGSHSHRGSRRHYSRSRSRSRSHRRRSNSRSYSGERRRRSHSRSPMSNRRRHIGNRANPDPNGCVGVFGLSLYTTERDLSEVFSKYGPLADVSIVYDQQSRRSRGFAFVYFENTDDAKEAKERANGMELDGRRIRVDFSITKRPHTPTPGIYMGRPTYGGGGGGGGGGSGPSGPRRNSRDYDRGYDRGYDRGYDRGGYDRYDDRDHYRSYRRSPSPYYRGAYRSRSRSRSYSPRRY, encoded by the exons ATGAGCGATAACGGCAAAGGTTACGGCGACCGG GAGTCTCGCTCTGCATCCAGGAGTGTGAGTCCTCGCGGCTCTGGGAAGTCGGCAAGCCGCTCCCCAGCTCGGTCGCCTGCACGTTCAAAAGAAGGCTCCCGCCACTCCCGCTCTAAATCTCGCTCTCGGTCCAGGTCAAAATCTGG GTCCCACTCCCATCGAGGCTCACGGAGACACTATAGCCGATCTCGCTCCCGCTCAAGGTCCCATCGTCGCCGATCTAACAGCAGGTCCTATAGTGGGGAGCGCCGGCGCAGGAGCCATAGCCGCTCACCGATGTCCAACCGCCGCAGGCACATCGGCAACCGT GCTAATCCAGATCCCAATGGTTGCGTAGGAGTGTTTGGCCTGAGCTTGTACACCACAGAGAGGGATCTGAGCGAGGTCTTCTCTAAATATGGCCCCTTGGCGGATGTCTCTATTGTGTATGACCAGCAGTCGAGGCGCTCCAGGGGCTTTGCTTTCGTCTACTTTGAGAACACCGATGACGCTAAAGAG GCAAAGGAACGAGCCAATGGCATGGAGCTGGACGGTCGTAGGATCAGGGTGGACTTCTCCATCACAAAAAGACCTCACACCCCAACCCCTGGAATCTATATGGGTCGGCCCACATA tggtggtggtggcggtggaggAGGCGGTGGAAGTGGTCCAAGTGGTCCCCGCCGCAATTCACGCGACTATGATCGTGGATATGACCGCGGATACGACCGTGGATACGACAGAGGCGGCTATGATCGGTATGACGACAGGGATCACTACAGATCATACAG GCGATCTCCGTCCCCGTACTACAGAGGGGCTTACAGATCTCGCTCCAGATCGCGGTCTTATTCTCCAC GTCGCTACTGA
- the tra2b gene encoding transformer-2 protein homolog beta isoform X2 gives MSDNGKGYGDRESRSASRSVSPRGSGKSASRSPARSPARSKEGSRHSRSKSRSRSRSKSGSHSHRGSRRHYSRSRSRSRSHRRRSNSRSYSGERRRRSHSRSPMSNRRRHIGNRVSAQQPLWDQEANPDPNGCVGVFGLSLYTTERDLSEVFSKYGPLADVSIVYDQQSRRSRGFAFVYFENTDDAKEAKERANGMELDGRRIRVDFSITKRPHTPTPGIYMGRPTYGGGGGGGGGGSGPSGPRRNSRDYDRGYDRGYDRGYDRGGYDRYDDRDHYRSYRRSPSPYYRGAYRSRSRSRSYSPRRY, from the exons ATGAGCGATAACGGCAAAGGTTACGGCGACCGG GAGTCTCGCTCTGCATCCAGGAGTGTGAGTCCTCGCGGCTCTGGGAAGTCGGCAAGCCGCTCCCCAGCTCGGTCGCCTGCACGTTCAAAAGAAGGCTCCCGCCACTCCCGCTCTAAATCTCGCTCTCGGTCCAGGTCAAAATCTGG GTCCCACTCCCATCGAGGCTCACGGAGACACTATAGCCGATCTCGCTCCCGCTCAAGGTCCCATCGTCGCCGATCTAACAGCAGGTCCTATAGTGGGGAGCGCCGGCGCAGGAGCCATAGCCGCTCACCGATGTCCAACCGCCGCAGGCACATCGGCAACCGTGTAAGTGCTCAGCAACCTTTGTGGGACCAAGAG GCTAATCCAGATCCCAATGGTTGCGTAGGAGTGTTTGGCCTGAGCTTGTACACCACAGAGAGGGATCTGAGCGAGGTCTTCTCTAAATATGGCCCCTTGGCGGATGTCTCTATTGTGTATGACCAGCAGTCGAGGCGCTCCAGGGGCTTTGCTTTCGTCTACTTTGAGAACACCGATGACGCTAAAGAG GCAAAGGAACGAGCCAATGGCATGGAGCTGGACGGTCGTAGGATCAGGGTGGACTTCTCCATCACAAAAAGACCTCACACCCCAACCCCTGGAATCTATATGGGTCGGCCCACATA tggtggtggtggcggtggaggAGGCGGTGGAAGTGGTCCAAGTGGTCCCCGCCGCAATTCACGCGACTATGATCGTGGATATGACCGCGGATACGACCGTGGATACGACAGAGGCGGCTATGATCGGTATGACGACAGGGATCACTACAGATCATACAG GCGATCTCCGTCCCCGTACTACAGAGGGGCTTACAGATCTCGCTCCAGATCGCGGTCTTATTCTCCAC GTCGCTACTGA
- the tra2b gene encoding transformer-2 protein homolog beta isoform X1: protein MSDNGKGYGDRESRSASRSVSPRGSGKSASRSPARSPARSKEGSRHSRSKSRSRSRSKSGSHSHRGSRRHYSRSRSRSRSHRRRSNSRSYSGERRRRSHSRSPMSNRRRHIGNRVSAQQPLWDQEANPDPNGCVGVFGLSLYTTERDLSEVFSKYGPLADVSIVYDQQSRRSRGFAFVYFENTDDAKEAKERANGMELDGRRIRVDFSITKRPHTPTPGIYMGRPTYGGGGGGGGGGSGPSGPRRNSRDYDRGYDRGYDRGYDRGGYDRYDDRDHYRSYRRRSPSPYYRGAYRSRSRSRSYSPRRY from the exons ATGAGCGATAACGGCAAAGGTTACGGCGACCGG GAGTCTCGCTCTGCATCCAGGAGTGTGAGTCCTCGCGGCTCTGGGAAGTCGGCAAGCCGCTCCCCAGCTCGGTCGCCTGCACGTTCAAAAGAAGGCTCCCGCCACTCCCGCTCTAAATCTCGCTCTCGGTCCAGGTCAAAATCTGG GTCCCACTCCCATCGAGGCTCACGGAGACACTATAGCCGATCTCGCTCCCGCTCAAGGTCCCATCGTCGCCGATCTAACAGCAGGTCCTATAGTGGGGAGCGCCGGCGCAGGAGCCATAGCCGCTCACCGATGTCCAACCGCCGCAGGCACATCGGCAACCGTGTAAGTGCTCAGCAACCTTTGTGGGACCAAGAG GCTAATCCAGATCCCAATGGTTGCGTAGGAGTGTTTGGCCTGAGCTTGTACACCACAGAGAGGGATCTGAGCGAGGTCTTCTCTAAATATGGCCCCTTGGCGGATGTCTCTATTGTGTATGACCAGCAGTCGAGGCGCTCCAGGGGCTTTGCTTTCGTCTACTTTGAGAACACCGATGACGCTAAAGAG GCAAAGGAACGAGCCAATGGCATGGAGCTGGACGGTCGTAGGATCAGGGTGGACTTCTCCATCACAAAAAGACCTCACACCCCAACCCCTGGAATCTATATGGGTCGGCCCACATA tggtggtggtggcggtggaggAGGCGGTGGAAGTGGTCCAAGTGGTCCCCGCCGCAATTCACGCGACTATGATCGTGGATATGACCGCGGATACGACCGTGGATACGACAGAGGCGGCTATGATCGGTATGACGACAGGGATCACTACAGATCATACAG aaGGCGATCTCCGTCCCCGTACTACAGAGGGGCTTACAGATCTCGCTCCAGATCGCGGTCTTATTCTCCAC GTCGCTACTGA
- the tra2b gene encoding transformer-2 protein homolog beta isoform X4, translating to MSDNGKGYGDRESRSASRSVSPRGSGKSASRSPARSPARSKEGSRHSRSKSRSRSRSKSGSHSHRGSRRHYSRSRSRSRSHRRRSNSRSYSGERRRRSHSRSPMSNRRRHIGNRVSAQQPLWDQEANPDPNGCVGVFGLSLYTTERDLSEVFSKYGPLADVSIVYDQQSRRSRGFAFVYFENTDDAKEAKERANGMELDGRRIRVDFSITKRPHTPTPGIYMGRPTYGGGGGGGGGGSGPSGPRRNSRDYDRGYDRGYDRGYDRGGYDRRRSPSPYYRGAYRSRSRSRSYSPRRY from the exons ATGAGCGATAACGGCAAAGGTTACGGCGACCGG GAGTCTCGCTCTGCATCCAGGAGTGTGAGTCCTCGCGGCTCTGGGAAGTCGGCAAGCCGCTCCCCAGCTCGGTCGCCTGCACGTTCAAAAGAAGGCTCCCGCCACTCCCGCTCTAAATCTCGCTCTCGGTCCAGGTCAAAATCTGG GTCCCACTCCCATCGAGGCTCACGGAGACACTATAGCCGATCTCGCTCCCGCTCAAGGTCCCATCGTCGCCGATCTAACAGCAGGTCCTATAGTGGGGAGCGCCGGCGCAGGAGCCATAGCCGCTCACCGATGTCCAACCGCCGCAGGCACATCGGCAACCGTGTAAGTGCTCAGCAACCTTTGTGGGACCAAGAG GCTAATCCAGATCCCAATGGTTGCGTAGGAGTGTTTGGCCTGAGCTTGTACACCACAGAGAGGGATCTGAGCGAGGTCTTCTCTAAATATGGCCCCTTGGCGGATGTCTCTATTGTGTATGACCAGCAGTCGAGGCGCTCCAGGGGCTTTGCTTTCGTCTACTTTGAGAACACCGATGACGCTAAAGAG GCAAAGGAACGAGCCAATGGCATGGAGCTGGACGGTCGTAGGATCAGGGTGGACTTCTCCATCACAAAAAGACCTCACACCCCAACCCCTGGAATCTATATGGGTCGGCCCACATA tggtggtggtggcggtggaggAGGCGGTGGAAGTGGTCCAAGTGGTCCCCGCCGCAATTCACGCGACTATGATCGTGGATATGACCGCGGATACGACCGTGGATACGACAGAGGCGGCTATGATCG aaGGCGATCTCCGTCCCCGTACTACAGAGGGGCTTACAGATCTCGCTCCAGATCGCGGTCTTATTCTCCAC GTCGCTACTGA